From the Ferrimicrobium sp. genome, the window TTATTCTTGATCGGTCACGGCGCCTCCAACGCCCGTGCTGTCGCCAGTGGTATCCGTAACGCACGTCAACTCGCCCAGGCCGATGTGGTCGGGACGATTCGAAGATTAGAGGGGAGTGCAGGTGAATAATCCGCCAACGAGGGAAGATATTTTCCAAATCATTCGTCATCAACTAGCGGAGATACTGGAGATCAATGAGGATCGTATCAGCGAGGGTTCGTCTTTTGTCGATGATCTCGATGCCGACTCGCTCGCTTTGATTGAGCTAGTCGAAGCGATTGAGGGTGAGTTCTCCAAAGGGGAACATCAGTTCCGCATCGAGGACGATGATCTTGAGGATCTTCGAACCATGCGTGATGCGGTCGACTATGTTGTCCAGGTACTCGGAGTAAGCCAGTAACGTTGACCGACCGGCGTGCTCGGGGTCCTCAAGCGAGGATTCTTTCGCTGTTACCGGCTGATTTTGTCGATCATCCGCTCTTTGCCCAGGCACTCACCCACCGATCCGGAGCGAGCGACACGCTCGATTCGAATGAACGACTTGAGTTGCTCGGCGATGCAGTCTTAGAGCTGGTGGTCACCGATCAGCTCTATCATCGTTTCCCCGTGGCCACCGAGGGAAGGTTGACAAAACTTCGAGCCGCACTCGTGAGTCGGGTCGCCCTTGGGGAGCGCGCCAAGGAGCTAGGTCTTGGAGAACTCTTAGTCGTCGGTCAGACGGATGCCAAGAGCGCCAACGCCCTCTCGAACGCCCTTGAGGCCATCGTCGGGGCGGTCTATGAGGTCAAGGGACTCGATAGTGCGCGTCGTTTTGTTGGAGCTCTTCTTGAACCGTTGGTCGCTCTAGCCAGCGATGATGAGATTCTGGGCGACTATAAGTCGCATCTCCATGAACTACTGGCTCAACTTCGACGGAGCGCGCCGCACTATGACGTTGACTGGAGTGGCCCAGACCACGAGCGTCTCTTTCGTGTACGTCTATCTGTCCCAGATCTGGGGAGTTTCGAAGGGGTCGGCCACTCCCGCAAGGAGGCCGAACAGGCTGCCTGTCGAGCGGCGCTCGAGCAGCTGGAGGTGGTTGGCTCTTTCGTTCGCGCAGGCGTCGATGAGGAGGCGGCGGAGGCCGCGAGCGTACAAT encodes:
- the rnc gene encoding ribonuclease III, giving the protein MTDRRARGPQARILSLLPADFVDHPLFAQALTHRSGASDTLDSNERLELLGDAVLELVVTDQLYHRFPVATEGRLTKLRAALVSRVALGERAKELGLGELLVVGQTDAKSANALSNALEAIVGAVYEVKGLDSARRFVGALLEPLVALASDDEILGDYKSHLHELLAQLRRSAPHYDVDWSGPDHERLFRVRLSVPDLGSFEGVGHSRKEAEQAACRAALEQLEVVGSFVRAGVDEEAAEAASVQSHEAKGSPPGA
- a CDS encoding acyl carrier protein; amino-acid sequence: MNNPPTREDIFQIIRHQLAEILEINEDRISEGSSFVDDLDADSLALIELVEAIEGEFSKGEHQFRIEDDDLEDLRTMRDAVDYVVQVLGVSQ